The following coding sequences lie in one Arachis stenosperma cultivar V10309 chromosome 5, arast.V10309.gnm1.PFL2, whole genome shotgun sequence genomic window:
- the LOC130980434 gene encoding uncharacterized protein LOC130980434, with protein MEAFDFSNSKEEKGSAMSGHIFSGIAKTLRILELCIALFLLSWILTRLPLAIRLSANCLRSPLFVFALFNAIIAALLAQSARLSGSDHRTSHSEPQAEHRHNQLITDRAVTDTCTDNGSCAAADSGSNFSSQRVFRRIRSEKLEEDEGRTTERKKLRRSETETAKAVESSYPQHDKLSNEEFRQTIEAFIARQMSLLREESLAIVVKTSE; from the coding sequence ATGGAGGCTTTTGATTTCAGCAATTCGAAAGAAGAGAAAGGCAGCGCCATGTCTGGCCATATCTTCTCCGGCATTGCCAAGACGCTTCGCATTCTGGAACTCTGCATCGCTCTCTTCCTACTCTCCTGGATCCTCACGCGCCTCCCTCTCGCCATCCGCCTCTCCGCCAACTGCCTCCGCAGCCCTCTCTTTGTCTTCGCTCTCTTCAACGCTATCATTGCCGCCCTCCTCGCCCAGTCCGCCCGACTCTCCGGCTCCGATCACCGCACCTCCCACTCCGAACCTCAGGCAGAGCACCGGCACAATCAACTAATAACGGATCGAGCTGTAACGGACACGTGTACGGACAATGGTTCATGTGCCGCGGCGGATTCAGGTTCCAATTTCAGTTCCCAGAGAGTTTTCCGGCGGATTCGATCGGAGAAGTTGGAGGAGGATGAGGGAAGGACGACGGAGAGGAAGAAACTGCGGCGATCGGAGACGGAGACCGCGAAGGCGGTTGAAAGTTCGTATCCGCAGCATGATAAGCTGAGCAACGAGGAGTTCCGGCAAACCATAGAGGCGTTCATTGCGAGGCAAATGAGCCTTCTCCGGGAAGAGTCGTTGGCCATTGTTGTTAAAACCTCAGAGTAA
- the LOC130980435 gene encoding uncharacterized protein LOC130980435, translating into MESRAGTNGSAAKNFWNNGSRLSGSGMDYMYIKMEKERVRVKCAKETCPWLIYVAKNSATLSFEFKTFNDEHTCGRDYGNNLADRVWETDKAFKAARETVLGNEKARYEKLRNYMLELHRSNPGSTTNMEVVPFPHSLSLFERIYICLEAYKTGFKAGCKPLIELDGCFLKGYYGGQLLCAVAQDANNHSFGLVHAMKDVMPNVHHRHCVLHIWKNFRQRFKDKQTEGLVWAFFSHFPKNDRTTNNMCEVWNATIVDAREKPILTRLEEIRCTIIKKMANHKWILSSYTEKLAPAQQKRVDKFIKPGCHKWIAQWSGDNNRVLFEITRGKQKLEMNLQQHTCTCNMWQLSGMLCVYAVAAISKLRVRTAEDFVSPLLTMDAIRTTYNVCVKPVNSEEFWKEASQPKPDPPRITRPAGRSKK; encoded by the exons ATGGAGAGTAGAGCAGGGACAAATGGGTCAGCTGCAAAGAATTTTTGGAATAATGGTTCAAGACTTAGTGGGTCAG GCATGGACTACATGTACATCAAAATGGAAAAAGAGAGGGTTAGAGTTAAATGTGCAAAAGAGACATGTCCTTGGTTGATATACGTAGCTAAAAATTCTGCTACATTGTCATTTGAGTTTAAGACATTCAATGACGAGCATACATGTGGGAGGGATTATGGGAATAATTTGGCTGACAGGGTGTGGGAGACTGACAA GGCTTTTAAGGCTGCTAGGGAGACGGTACTTGGTAATGAGAAGGCCCGGTATGAAAAGTTGAGGAATTATATGCTAGAGTTGCATCGGAGTAATCCTGGAAGCACTACCAATATGGAGGTTGTTCCCTTTCCACATTCTCTATCCTTGTTTGAGAGGATTTATATATGTCTAGAGGCATATAAGACTGGGTTCAAAGCTGGTTGTAAGCCATTGATAGAGCTAGATGGCTGTTTTTTGAAGGGTTATTATGGTGGTCAACTCTTGTGTGCAGTTGCACAAGACGCCAATAATCACTCTTTT GGTCTTGTTCATGCCATGAAAGATGTGATGCCAAATGTTCACCATCGACATTGTGTGCTGCATATTTGGAAGAATTTCAGACAAAGATTTAAGGATAAGCAGACTGAGGGACTTGTGTG GGCTTTTTTCAGTCACTTTCCAAAAAATGATAGAACCACAAATAACATGTGTGAAGTATGGAATGCAACGATTGTTGATGCTAGAGAGAAGCCAATATTAACAAGGTTAGAGGAGATTAGATGCACAATCATAAAAAAGATGGCTAACCATAAATGGATCTTAAGTTCATATACTGAAAAATTGGCACCAGCTCAACAGAAGAGGGTTGACAAGTTTATCAAGCCTGGATGTCACAAATGGATAGCTCAGTGGTCTGGAGATAATAACAGAGTCTTATTTGAAATCACAAGAGGAAAACAGAAACTGGAAATGAATCTACAACAACATACTTGCACCTGCAACATGTGGCAGCTTTCAG GTATGCTATGTGTGTATGCTGTTGCTGCCATATCTAAACTTAGGGTCAGAACTGCTGAGGACTTTGTTAGTCCACTACTAACAATGGATGCTATTAGGACCACTTATAATGTGTGTGTGAAACCAGTAAACAGTGAAGAGTTTTGGAAAGAAGCAAGTCAACCAAAGCCTGATCCACCTAGAATAACAAGACCAGCTGGACGTTCGAAAAAATGA